The genomic region ATTCCCAGCATCTCGTTCATCTCCCGTTCTATCCAGTTTGCCCCTTCAAAGACCGGCGCCAGAGAGTCAATGACCAGTTTATCTTTCTGGAGCTTCACCCTCAGCGAGATCATGAGGTTCATCTGATCGATCGTGAAATGGTAAAGTATCTCTATCAGGTACCTGGTGTCAAGCCCCGTGGCTATGTTGAACCGCGCGCCCAGGTCCTTGAACACGTATGTCGCGATCTCGACAAGCGACTCCGGTTTTATGTCGATATACACCCGGTCCTCGTGCTTGTCCAGCACGCTGATCACGCTCTGGGAGAATCTGTTCTTTATGCTGCTAAGTATTTCAGTCCTGTTCATTTTCTCTCTCTCCGGTCTTTTTCCCGGCGAGCCCTTCCCGCTCGACCTTCTGTATAAGCTTGGTTATACCCGCTATGATCGCTTCCGGCTTCGGGGGGCATCCGGGGATATACACGTCGACCGGCAGCACCTTGTCCACCGGAACCGGGCAGTTATAACTGTGTATGAACATCCCCCGGGAAAGCGAACACTCGCCTATAGCGACAACCAGGCAGGGTTTTGATATCTGCTGATATATCCTTTTCACTCTTTCCATGGACTTGCGGTTGCCGGACCCGGTGACAAGAAGTATGTCCGCGTGTTTTATGCTGCCCGCAAGCTG from Candidatus Omnitrophota bacterium harbors:
- the nuoB gene encoding NADH-quinone oxidoreductase subunit NuoB: MSVKIKALLKSPWVFHLSTGSCNNCDIEVLDCLTPRFDIERFGMQLAGSIKHADILLVTGSGNRKSMERVKRIYQQISKPCLVVAIGECSLSRGMFIHSYNCPVPVDKVLPVDVYIPGCPPKPEAIIAGITKLIQKVEREGLAGKKTGERENEQD